From the genome of Terriglobia bacterium, one region includes:
- the mraY gene encoding phospho-N-acetylmuramoyl-pentapeptide-transferase, producing MLYWLLYEYIFRHFGIGPFRLFRFLTFRTAFASLTALFMGLIVGPWVVNRLREFQIGQYIREEGPKAHQKKAGTPTMGGVLIVIAIVIPTILWADLTNRFVWIAVFATLAYGGIGFADDYLKVVHRRNLGLTGRTKMALQILFAVIIGATLIIYQAVGMYSTHLIVPFAKKFRPDLVFSSLLDKPHLWPIAFLPFIAFVVLVIVGSSNAVNLTDGLDGLAIGCTVIAAGALTVLTYVSGHAVFASYLEIQSLPQVGELTIFCGAMVGSAIGFLWYNAHPAEVFMGDVGSLALGGAIGTVAVIIKQELLLPFIGGIFVIEALSVILQVGSYKLRKKRIFKMAPLHHHFELMGWSESKVIVRFWIASLIFALFALTTLKLR from the coding sequence TTGCTCTACTGGCTTTTATACGAATACATTTTCCGGCACTTCGGCATCGGGCCGTTCAGGCTCTTCCGATTCCTCACGTTCCGAACGGCCTTCGCCAGCCTGACGGCGTTATTCATGGGGCTGATCGTTGGGCCGTGGGTGGTGAACCGGCTGCGCGAGTTCCAGATCGGCCAATACATCCGGGAAGAAGGTCCGAAGGCGCACCAGAAGAAGGCTGGCACTCCGACAATGGGCGGAGTGCTCATTGTCATCGCCATCGTGATTCCGACGATTCTCTGGGCGGACCTGACGAATCGATTTGTCTGGATCGCTGTCTTTGCGACTCTCGCCTACGGGGGGATCGGGTTTGCTGACGACTATCTGAAAGTCGTCCACCGCCGGAACCTTGGCCTGACCGGGCGCACCAAGATGGCACTTCAGATCCTGTTCGCTGTCATCATCGGGGCGACACTGATCATCTACCAGGCTGTGGGCATGTACTCGACGCACTTGATTGTGCCCTTCGCCAAGAAGTTCCGGCCCGACCTTGTTTTTAGCTCTTTGCTCGATAAGCCGCACCTGTGGCCCATCGCTTTCCTGCCGTTTATTGCTTTCGTCGTGCTGGTAATTGTCGGATCGAGCAATGCCGTGAACCTTACCGACGGCCTCGACGGGCTCGCGATTGGGTGCACGGTGATTGCGGCTGGCGCGCTGACGGTGCTGACGTACGTCAGCGGCCATGCCGTTTTCGCCAGCTACCTTGAAATTCAGAGCCTGCCGCAAGTTGGGGAACTGACGATTTTCTGCGGGGCGATGGTCGGGTCAGCGATCGGTTTTCTCTGGTATAACGCGCACCCCGCGGAAGTTTTCATGGGCGATGTCGGGTCGCTCGCGCTGGGCGGAGCGATTGGGACGGTTGCGGTCATCATCAAGCAAGAACTGCTGCTGCCGTTCATCGGGGGCATCTTCGTCATCGAAGCACTCTCGGTCATACTGCAGGTGGGCAGCTACAAACTTCGCAAGAAGAGAATCTTCAAGATGGCGCCGCTGCACCACCATTTCGAACTGATGGGATGGTCGGAGTCGAAGGTGATCGTGCGCTTCTGGATCGCGTCGCTGATCTTCGCGCTGTTCGCACTGACGACCTTGAAACTGCGCTAA
- the murF gene encoding UDP-N-acetylmuramoyl-tripeptide--D-alanyl-D-alanine ligase, translating into MKLSLLRISELVQAVGEFDDNAVATGYSIDSRTIQPGDLFFAVKGERLDGHDYVEAALAAGAVAAVVREDAAARFAAKTNLLAVDDTLVALQSLGAAVRRIWGKKLVGVTGSAGKTTTKETIAHVLASKFRVHKSRGNFNNHFGLPLNLLQLEPEHEIAVLELGMSHAGEITELARQARPDVGVVTNVAPVHLEFFDSIAGIARAKYELIESLPAQGVAVLNADDEYVSQFGRDFRGKVVMYGIRRPADILAQKIDARGTAGTEFDLVVEGVRERTTLPLVGEHNVLNALAAVAVAMQFGFRPSEAAAALATMAPVEKRGEVLQIGNSTVLNDCYNSNPKALRAMVDALLSMPAKRHIVVSGEMLELGPTSAELHRECGRYMAERGVTRLIGVRGMAQACVEGAHEAGLQDAEFVETPEEAGERLASEVREGDAILFKASRGVRLERGLEVFKSRMIRTK; encoded by the coding sequence ATGAAGTTATCTCTCTTGCGGATTTCGGAACTGGTGCAGGCGGTGGGTGAGTTCGACGACAATGCCGTCGCGACCGGTTATTCCATTGACAGCCGCACCATCCAACCGGGCGACCTGTTCTTCGCCGTCAAAGGTGAGCGCCTCGATGGCCATGACTATGTCGAGGCCGCCCTGGCGGCCGGCGCAGTCGCGGCTGTCGTTCGCGAAGACGCGGCCGCACGGTTTGCGGCCAAGACCAACCTGCTGGCGGTTGACGATACACTTGTGGCGCTGCAGTCGCTGGGTGCAGCTGTCCGCCGCATCTGGGGGAAAAAGCTCGTTGGGGTTACCGGCTCCGCCGGCAAGACCACGACGAAAGAAACCATTGCTCACGTACTGGCTTCGAAGTTCCGAGTCCACAAGTCGCGCGGGAACTTCAACAACCATTTTGGATTGCCGCTCAATCTGCTTCAGCTCGAGCCCGAGCACGAGATCGCAGTCCTGGAACTCGGCATGTCGCATGCGGGGGAGATCACTGAACTTGCCCGGCAGGCGAGGCCAGACGTGGGTGTCGTGACGAACGTTGCTCCGGTACACCTCGAGTTCTTCGACTCGATCGCGGGGATCGCGCGAGCCAAGTACGAGCTGATCGAATCGCTTCCGGCACAGGGCGTGGCCGTTCTGAATGCCGATGACGAGTACGTGTCGCAATTCGGCCGCGACTTCCGCGGCAAGGTCGTCATGTATGGTATTCGCCGTCCCGCTGATATTTTGGCGCAGAAGATTGATGCACGGGGCACCGCTGGAACCGAGTTCGATCTTGTGGTGGAAGGTGTTCGGGAGCGCACCACTTTGCCTCTGGTCGGCGAGCATAATGTCCTGAACGCGCTTGCCGCGGTAGCAGTGGCAATGCAGTTCGGATTTCGACCGTCGGAGGCGGCCGCGGCTCTCGCCACAATGGCTCCGGTGGAAAAGCGTGGAGAGGTACTCCAAATCGGTAATAGCACGGTACTGAACGATTGCTACAATTCCAATCCGAAAGCCCTCAGGGCAATGGTAGACGCACTCCTCTCGATGCCGGCGAAGCGCCACATTGTGGTCTCTGGGGAGATGCTCGAGCTGGGACCGACGAGCGCCGAACTGCATCGCGAGTGCGGGCGCTACATGGCCGAACGCGGCGTTACTCGGCTTATCGGCGTCCGGGGCATGGCGCAGGCTTGTGTAGAAGGTGCTCACGAGGCGGGGTTGCAGGACGCGGAGTTCGTGGAGACGCCTGAAGAGGCAGGCGAACGTCTGGCTTCGGAAGTGCGCGAAGGAGACGCGATTCTGTTCAAGGCATCGCGGGGAGTGAGGTTGGAGAGAGGGCTTGAGGTGTTTAAGTCGCGAATGATACGAACAAAATGA
- a CDS encoding UDP-N-acetylmuramoyl-L-alanyl-D-glutamate--2,6-diaminopimelate ligase codes for MNFQRLLDGAEVLAQQGDTEITGLDYDSRRVKPGFAFVAMRGESTDGNRFIDKAIAAGAVAVVSDSTAESPRTGIAWAQVSHGRRALARLSANFYKRPAEKLRITGITGTNGKTTTTFIVESILKTAGRKNALVGTVEYHLPGEVLPAPHTTPESLELNQIFAHALADGATEAVMEVSSHALEQQRVYAIPFDVSIFSNLTRDHLDYHKTMDAYFASKRILFEGCGTEPPRVAVTNCEDEYGRRLLDFSKKHSEEVFTYGLDKGDFRTQRLEISSAGNRFDLVTPTGTIPVFSPMRGRVNVYNVLAASAAAYARGCSLEEITRGIGALERVPGRFESVDEGQPFSVVVDYAHTDDALKNLTALAREFVAKAGGQVITVFGCGGDRDRAKRPMMGEAAGNGSNFVVLTSDNPRSEDPLAIMNDALLGLQRTRTPYILEPDRRKAIAKALEEAKPGDIVLIAGKGHERTQTTREGVFPFDDFTVAKEELNRLGYRK; via the coding sequence ATGAATTTCCAGCGCTTGTTGGATGGCGCCGAAGTACTCGCCCAGCAGGGGGACACCGAGATCACGGGTCTCGATTACGACTCCCGCCGGGTGAAGCCCGGCTTTGCTTTCGTCGCCATGCGTGGCGAGAGCACGGACGGAAATCGCTTTATCGATAAGGCGATTGCCGCCGGTGCTGTTGCGGTCGTCTCCGACTCGACGGCAGAATCGCCGCGCACGGGGATCGCGTGGGCGCAGGTTTCGCACGGACGCCGCGCTCTTGCTCGTCTGAGTGCGAATTTCTACAAACGTCCGGCGGAGAAGCTGCGGATCACGGGCATTACCGGTACGAACGGCAAGACCACAACGACGTTCATCGTCGAGTCGATTCTCAAGACGGCTGGACGCAAGAACGCCCTCGTCGGCACGGTCGAATATCACCTGCCGGGTGAAGTTCTACCAGCACCGCACACCACACCGGAATCGCTCGAACTCAACCAGATATTCGCGCATGCCCTGGCCGACGGGGCCACGGAAGCGGTGATGGAGGTCTCGTCGCATGCGCTGGAGCAGCAGCGGGTATATGCGATCCCGTTCGACGTGTCGATATTTTCGAACCTCACGCGGGATCATCTCGACTACCACAAGACAATGGATGCGTACTTCGCGTCGAAGCGCATCCTTTTCGAGGGGTGCGGAACCGAACCGCCGCGCGTAGCGGTCACCAATTGTGAGGACGAGTACGGACGGCGCCTGCTCGATTTCAGCAAAAAGCACAGTGAGGAAGTCTTCACCTATGGTCTCGACAAAGGCGATTTCCGCACACAGCGCCTTGAGATCAGCTCCGCGGGGAACCGATTCGACCTGGTTACGCCGACTGGGACGATTCCTGTGTTCTCGCCCATGCGTGGGCGGGTGAACGTTTACAACGTGCTTGCCGCGTCGGCCGCCGCTTACGCCCGAGGCTGTTCGCTTGAGGAGATCACGCGCGGTATTGGGGCGCTGGAGCGAGTTCCCGGACGGTTCGAAAGCGTCGATGAAGGCCAGCCGTTTTCGGTGGTCGTCGACTATGCACACACAGATGATGCCCTGAAGAACCTCACGGCGCTCGCGCGTGAATTCGTCGCCAAGGCGGGCGGGCAGGTTATCACAGTATTTGGCTGCGGCGGAGACCGCGATCGCGCCAAGCGGCCGATGATGGGCGAAGCCGCCGGGAATGGCAGTAATTTTGTCGTGCTCACCTCGGATAATCCCCGGAGTGAAGATCCGCTGGCGATCATGAATGATGCCCTGTTGGGCCTGCAGCGCACGCGCACGCCATATATCCTTGAGCCCGACCGCCGCAAAGCGATTGCGAAGGCGCTTGAAGAGGCGAAGCCAGGGGACATCGTGCTAATTGCCGGAAAGGGTCACGAGCGTACGCAGACGACACGAGAAGGCGTTTTTCCCTTCGACGATTTTACGGTTGCGAAAGAAGAGTTGAACCGGCTGGGGTACAGGAAGTAA